CGCGGGACCGGTCGTGGTGTCCCGTTCACGGACAGTCTAGGGGCCCCGATGGACCGGTGGCGCGCCGGGCGGACGGTGCGGGATCGTCTAGCTGTTCCTGCCCCGCGCCGCAACGGGCCACCGGTCCTCGACGACGCCGTCGCGTACCACCTGCACCTCGTCCACGAGGTTGACGGTGAGGCACACGTGGTTCGGGACCACGCGCAGCCGCGTACCCAGCGGGGGCATCCGTGCACCGGACCACTCGACGGTGGCGTGATGTTCCGAGAGGGCGACGACCCGGGCCTCGGGGTGGTCCGGCAGGCGGCCGTATCCCGTGGCCCACGCCGCCCTGTCGCTGCCGAGGACCTTGCTGCCCGCGTCGAGGACGAGGCGATCCGCCTGTCCGGCGGTCCCTGGGCGGCGGCTCACCACGGTGCTGTGGACGGTGAGGGCGATGTCCTCCGGAGCGCAGTGGCCGAGCTCCCACTGCTGGGCGTCGCCGAAGACGTAGACACCCGGACGCAGCTCCGTCAGGGTCGCGCCCGTCGCCAGCGACGCCGACGGCGTCGATCCGCCGCTGAGTTCGAGGTCCGCGTAGCCCGCCTCCCGCAGGGAGTCCGCGGCCCGGCGGAGGGTCTCCTGCTCGTCCGCGACGGCCGAGGACGCGGCGTCCGGCCCGTAGCTGTGCCCCGGGAAGGTGAACAGGCCGGTGACCGCGAGCCCCGCCTCCGTGGCGGCCCGGGCGATGTCGACGGCCTCGGTGGCGCACGCACCGCTGCGATGGTGTCCGCTGTCCAGCTCCACGCGGACGGCGATGCGGGAGGCGGAGGCACCCAAGGCGCGCGCGAGCTGCCGAGCGCCGTCCACCGAGTCCGCACCGACGGTCAGCCGCGCACGCTCGGCCAGGGCGAGCAGGCGCGTGGCGGCCTGCTGGTCCACCCACAACGGATAGGCGATGAAGAGGTCGGTGGCGCCGTGCTCGGCGAAGACCTCGGCCTCGCCGATGGTCGCCACCGTCAGTCCGACCGCACCGGCAGCGATCTGCCGGCGGGCGATCTGCGGCATCTTGTGGGTCTTGGCGTGGGGTCGCAGGGAGAGCCCGCGCTCCCGCGTGGAGCGGGCCATCGTGGCGATGTTCCGTTCGAGGACCGTGAGGTCGACGACGACGTCGGGGGTCACCACGGTCCCCGGACCGGACGCCGGTCCGCCGCGCCGTCGGGCACGAGGAGCTAGGAGGCGCGCCCGGCGGGAGTGATCCCGCCGGAGCAGGCCGCACCGGGCTCGCGGGTCTGCTCGCCCTGGATGTACTTGTCGAGGAAGGTCCCGAGTCGCGCGTCGTCGGCGGAGTCGACCTTCAGCTGCAGGCCCCACGCGCTGGCAGCGATCGGGGTGTCGAGATCCGGGTACGGGCTGAGCAGTACGTAGGAGCGCGTTCCCACCAGTTCGGTGAGCTTGTCGATCTCCGCCTGGCCGATGTCCGGGTTGTACGTGATCCAGACGGCACCGTGCTCCATGGAGTGCACCGAGTTCTCGTTGGGGACGGGCTCGGTGTAGACACCGCAGTTGGTCCAGACCGGGTTGTGGTTCCCCCCGACGGGCGGCGACTGCTCGTACTCGACGGTTCCGTCGACGTGGTCGAACGTGAGGTCCGAGTACTCCTGGACGCCCTCGATCCCTTGCGCCGCCGCCTGCTCACGGTCCCGGTTCATCTGGACCTGGTTCACGATCACGAGGGTCACCGCGATGATGATGGCGAGGATCACGGCGCCGATCCCACCGAAGATCAGGGCGTTGCGCTTGCGCTCACCGGCCCGCTGCTGGGCCTGGATGGCGGCCAGGCGCGCCTGGCGGTCCTGGTTCTCCTGGGATCGCTTCTTGTTCAACGGGTGTCCTTCGTGCTGGGGCGGCTGCGGCGTTCACCGCGGATCGGATAGCGCCGGAGACCAATCTACCGGCGGGGCGCGGCAGTCCTCGGACGCCCGGCGGGCGGGTCCTGGACTGCGGCGGCCTACAGGGCGTCGAGCATGTTCTGCATCAGCGTGATCTCGGCCTGCTGGCCGGACTGGATCTTCGTGGCGAGGGTGCGGACCTGGTCCGTCCCGGCCAGTTCGGCGCCGGCGCGGGCCATGTCCACGCCCGCCCGGTGATGGTTGATCATGAGGTTCAGGTACAGCCGCTCCGCGTCCTCGCCGCGCGCGGCGCGCAGCTCGTCGAGCTGGGCGTCCGTCGCCATGCCGGGCATGAGCCCCTCGGGCGTGAGCATGGAGGCGGAGCCTGTTCCCATCTCCATGCCGTCGTGGCCCCCGGTCCCGGCCGCCATCCACTCCATGCGCGGCTGCGGACTGCTCTGGTCCAGGCCCCACTCCTCGAGCCACGCGTACATCTGCCCCGCCTGCTGCTGCTGGGTGAGGGCGATGTCGTAGGCGATCGCGCGGAGCGTCTCATCGGTGATGTTGTCGCGGACGATCATGGACATCTCGACGGCCTGGTTGTGGTGCACCTGCATGTCGCGGGCGAAGCCCGCATCGGCGCTGGTGGTGCCGGGGAAGGAGGGGCCCGAGGAGACGCGCCCGGCGGTGAAGGCCAACGCGAAGAGAGCGAGCACCGCGATTCCGGCGAGCGCCAGGAGGACGCGCTTCTGCCAGCCTGACAGCGAGAGGGTCATGGACGTCCTTGGATCGGGGATATGCCGTCAACCAACGTACGGCATCGCGCTGGGTGTTCCCTCAACGCACGGATCCTCCGGTGGGAAGAACACAGCGCTGTGGCGCGTTATACCCCCCAAGGGTATAGTGGAGGCAGGAGAGGAGCCCAACAATGAGCAATGCCGGCACCGAGCACGCAGCGCCCTACGGCTACACGGCGGACAAGGACGCCTACCTCAAGCGGCTTCGCCGCATCGAGGGACAGGTCCGCGGGATCGCCCGCATGGTCGAGGAGGACCAGTACTGCATCGACATCCTCACCCAGGTCGCGGCCGTCAACAAGGCCCTCCACGCGGTCTCCATGGGACTGCTCGAGGAGCACATCTCGCACTGCGTCGTGGGTGCGGCCCAGGAATCGCAGGCCTCCGGCAGCGACGACGCCGTGCAGGAGAAGGTCCAGGAAGCGACGGCGGCGATCGGCCGGCTCCTGCGCTAGGAAACCCCATCACCCATCAAGGAGAAGAACCATGACCACCACCACGATCGGCATCACCGGCATGACCTGCGGCCACTGCGTCAGCGCCGTGCAGAGCGAGCTGTCGGAGCTGCCCGGCGTCGAGGCCGTCGACGTCGAGCTCGTCAACGGCGGTACATCGACCGCCACCATCTCGTCCTCCGCACCGCTGGACGCCGCGTCGATCGACGGAGCCGTCGCCGAGGCCGGGTACACCGTGGTGCCGGTCGCATCCTGACATGACCACCCAGCAGATCCCGGGCACGGGACAGGAGCAGCGCGTGGTCGAGCTCGCCATCCAGGGGATGACGTGCGCCTCCTGCGTGAGCCGGGTCGAACGCAAGCTCGGCAAGCTCGACGGCGTGGAGGCGAGCGTGAACCTGCCCCTGGAGAGCGCCGTGGTCCGCGTGCCCGCCTCCGTCAGCGACCAGGACCTGATCGACACGGTCGTCGCCACCGGGTACGGCGCGCACGTGGTGCACCCCGACCACCCCGGGGACACGCACGACCACACGCCCTCGCTCCTCGGAGCGCGCCTGGCCCTCGCCGCCGTCCTGTCCGTCCCGGTCCTGCTGATCTCCATGGTGCCGGGCCTGCAGTTCCCGGACTGGGGCTGGGTGGTGTTCGCCCTGGCCCTGCCCGTCGTGACGTGGTCCGCCTGGCCGTTCCACCGCGCGGCCGCGGTCAATGCGCGGCACCTGTCCTCCACCATGGACACGCTCGTCTCGATCGGCGTCACGGCGGCGTTCCTGTTCTCGGCCTGGCAACTCTTCAGCGATCCTGCCCTGACGAAGCACGGGGGCGTCGAGGGGATGACGATGGATGCCCCCTCCCTCTACTTCGAGGTCGCCGCCGTCGTCGTGACGTTCCTGCTGCTCGGCCGTTTCCTCGAAGCGTCCGCCAAGCGGCGGGCGGGGAACGCGCTGAAATCGCTCCTGAGCCTCGGAGCCAAGGAGGCGCGCGTGCTGCGCACTGTGGACGGCCGGCGCACCGAGGTCACCATCCCCGCCGACACGCTCATCCCGGGCGACGAGTTCGTGGTGCGTCCCGGGGAGAAGATCGCGACCGATGGCATCGTCACCGACGGCCACAGCGCCGTCGACACCGCCCTGCTGACGGGTGAGAGCATCCCCGTCGAGGTCACCCCGGGCGACGCCGTCACGGGAGCCACCATCAACACGTCCGGCAGGCTCGTGGTCCGGGCGACACGTGTCGGCTCCGACACCGTGCTCTCCTCCATGGGCCGCCTGGTCAGCCAGGCGCAGAGCG
This genomic interval from Arthrobacter agilis contains the following:
- a CDS encoding alanine racemase; the protein is MVTPDVVVDLTVLERNIATMARSTRERGLSLRPHAKTHKMPQIARRQIAAGAVGLTVATIGEAEVFAEHGATDLFIAYPLWVDQQAATRLLALAERARLTVGADSVDGARQLARALGASASRIAVRVELDSGHHRSGACATEAVDIARAATEAGLAVTGLFTFPGHSYGPDAASSAVADEQETLRRAADSLREAGYADLELSGGSTPSASLATGATLTELRPGVYVFGDAQQWELGHCAPEDIALTVHSTVVSRRPGTAGQADRLVLDAGSKVLGSDRAAWATGYGRLPDHPEARVVALSEHHATVEWSGARMPPLGTRLRVVPNHVCLTVNLVDEVQVVRDGVVEDRWPVAARGRNS
- a CDS encoding DUF305 domain-containing protein, with the translated sequence MTLSLSGWQKRVLLALAGIAVLALFALAFTAGRVSSGPSFPGTTSADAGFARDMQVHHNQAVEMSMIVRDNITDETLRAIAYDIALTQQQQAGQMYAWLEEWGLDQSSPQPRMEWMAAGTGGHDGMEMGTGSASMLTPEGLMPGMATDAQLDELRAARGEDAERLYLNLMINHHRAGVDMARAGAELAGTDQVRTLATKIQSGQQAEITLMQNMLDAL
- a CDS encoding heavy-metal-associated domain-containing protein, whose protein sequence is MTTTTIGITGMTCGHCVSAVQSELSELPGVEAVDVELVNGGTSTATISSSAPLDAASIDGAVAEAGYTVVPVAS
- a CDS encoding DUF3105 domain-containing protein, yielding MNKKRSQENQDRQARLAAIQAQQRAGERKRNALIFGGIGAVILAIIIAVTLVIVNQVQMNRDREQAAAQGIEGVQEYSDLTFDHVDGTVEYEQSPPVGGNHNPVWTNCGVYTEPVPNENSVHSMEHGAVWITYNPDIGQAEIDKLTELVGTRSYVLLSPYPDLDTPIAASAWGLQLKVDSADDARLGTFLDKYIQGEQTREPGAACSGGITPAGRAS
- a CDS encoding metal-sensitive transcriptional regulator, with the protein product MSNAGTEHAAPYGYTADKDAYLKRLRRIEGQVRGIARMVEEDQYCIDILTQVAAVNKALHAVSMGLLEEHISHCVVGAAQESQASGSDDAVQEKVQEATAAIGRLLR